The segment GTACAGCTGAATGCATTAAATAAATGGGGCACTGGGGATAAAGGATTGTGTGTATccagtaagtttttttttcgagGAACACAAAGTCAAAGACCAGACCAGATCTATTGAAAACAAAGTGGATAAAATTAATAGAATCAAAAATAAACTGAGCTTATACCTGTCAGCTCTCTTCTGTTCATCTGTCTTGTCTTGTTTATTATTAGCTGGTGGGATGCGTTGTAAAGGCTTCAAATAAGACGATCTGTAGCCCGGTGGATCTGTCTGGACTCCAACACTTAAATACAAGGGTACAGTACGTTATCATCCCTTCTACTATTTACATCTTACTTGCAAAGGGGGTTCAAAAAGGGGACAAAACATTTCTCCACAAACATTTTATAGATCTCCACGCCCCAATATCTCTCTACATGACTTTTGACTGTTACAATTCAGTTACTTATTTTAATTTGTCTATACAATTGTACCTGCTTAGTTTTGAACGAATTAGTGCCTTTTGTTTAGTGCCCTAGAGCAAAAGGTGCTATGAGCCCTATAAGTTTTAATATGTAGCAGGCGTGATGTACTTGGCCCTAAGAGAAACATGGGAAAATTTGGTCAAGTAGTATGGGCtgacatgtacacatggtgtagactTTTTCATGCTATTTCAGAGTTTGcctgaaaggaacacgttgccttggatcggtcgagttggtctttgaaaagcgtttgtaaccgtttgttataaaatgcatacgggtagaaagatattttaaaagtagaatataatgatccacacaagtatcactcgaaattgcgtggttttcctttctcCTCGTCtcaaatgaaaaccacgcaatttcgaggcatatttgtgtggatcattgtattctacttttaaaacctctttctaaccatttgcatttcataacaaatggtttcaaacgctttttatagaccaactcgtccgatccaaggcaacgtgttcctttaatttttaaGTGACTGGCTAGCAGACTAGTTCCAGCTTGTCATATCAAAAAATGTTCAAACTTTTTCATTAGTCAATGATATTTGGATGactttcaacactgaactagccagcctgccgtcaatttcaccaaacttttcctaacttacttaggacgggttcagttccgtatctaAATACATAGGTCACATTAACCCCATccgaagttaggacgagttacttgtcgaGTTAGAactcctaactcgagttaggattaatcctagcgtttcgtgaaatctgcTGCAGACCACTTGGGGAGTCTTGgactggtcctcaggtgttttaactaGCATTTGGCTAGCGGCCGGACCactaataatatcaaagtcttatttagcacacgtatctacatGTACCACAAGGTACACAAACTTAcagcatacagcagccacagccaggataagtgcactgggttctttttacatgcgttacaaaacacatggtacctacggctttacgtcccatccgaaggacgaagcaatggtaagtGTTTTGCCTTGAGGACACTAAGTGTCACGACTGgcaatttgaacccacactctgctgatcagaaacactagagtttgaatttggtgctcttaaccgctcggccatgacacttcaaTGGAAAAACATAGGGGAAAACACTACATCTTTAATCGCAACTTTCAAAATTTTAGGAAGATATCATAAAATAACTATATTCTACTGTACAGACAATTGCCCCAGAGACCAATATTTGCCTCTCAGTCTCGGCTCCAACTTGAAACTAACTGTTAATATTTGCCTGCCTACCTTCTGTTGTGGATATGATCTCTCAGAAGTTTCTCTCTCTGCAGCCTTTCGTTGATATCTCTTAACTCCAGCTCTAAGGATGTGTTGCGTCTTTTCAGTTTCTTGAGtttcttcatcattttctcattCTGAGCTGAGAGCTTTATCATCAATGAAAAGGTTGAAAATTATACATGTTATTATGCCTTGCGTATTTATTGAAAATGAGAACCGAAAACTTAATTAAATGCTGGATTAATTCTTTTGGGTAGGCCTGCCTACAAGTATAAATTTATTAACAGAGGCCATGACGACCTATGCATGCCTATACCTTACTACTACCTAGTAATAGAACTGAGGTTCGTTTGGCTATCGTCTCCGCGAACCGTAGCCGAACGAACCCcttagttctaggagtagcctATACCCGTCTTCTAAGTTATACGAATACAATTGTAATTGTTAACTCTAGACTATAGCTAGACTAGAGTGCCCACGGATTTCAACTCAATTCAGAAATttctttgcacttttttttaGATGGATTGCATTTTAGTTTTACAGCACTTGTTTACGGTAACCTGCGATCAATGATACAACCTATAGCTAGTTATTTATACATCTTAACACAGAAATAAGGCTcttaataatataaatacatcTAATTATACTATTGCCGGTGCCCTATTTTTCAAATGCACAGAAAATGCAGCATGTAGTTGAATACAAAAAGTTTATTCATGAATGCATGATCATGATCATGATGAATTTATTATAGTGTGAGAGTTTCGAAACTCGTTCcaaccaaaattattaaaacCCCAACCATGGCTTATATTTTGACAAATATTTCCAAAAAATACGTACCATGAAACAGTGGTGGACAGGAGGGATGTCCATTCTTGGTATCTGAAGCTAGCTGGAGGTTGTTTAAAACTGCAAAATATGTGTGGTTTGTTGAAGAACTGCCAAGTTCTTTGAAAGTTCCGCCGTAAACAATCTTTAAAATTGCACAGTCACAACACAAGGGGGCGCTGTTGCTTATTTCCCTGCAAAATTTCGGTTTAGGCAGTTGGGAGTGTGCgggttttctcattattttctacaTGCCATTAATTTTGTGGATTCACCATCATAATCattaatcatttaaaacaaaaacaaataaattgatatTTTGCAGGTTTTTTGTTTAGGATAACTGTAAAATAATactattatatatttttgtttgcaggGAGACTGACAAAGCACACCAATGAATTTTGCTCTTCTGCAGGGAGGGGAGGTTGAGTGACTGACCCTGGACCACCACCATTGATCAACCTCGTATGACAACAAAAATGGAGTTGGTTGGAAGCATTCCCAACGTCTCTCTCGTGCTCAATCTGCAGTCGATTCTGATCGGGTTATTCACTTTACTTgtattattttacatgattcgCCGACCACGTAATCTACCACCGGGACCCATTGGATGGCCACTCCTGGGCTACCTGCCGCAGATGGCTATGGCGGGACAAGAGCCACAGGTGGAGTTTTCGAGGTTGACAAAAATGTAGGTATTTTATATACCATTGTGTGTGTAGGCATattctatttattttgttccgAAACTGGAACGAACCCCATAAGCATGGGGACATGGTAACATCCTTACTATAAAAGTCATATTATGGAATTCTTTTATCAGCTAGAATGTTCttggaacaaaaaataaaccaccatgtcggtttgcggtaacaccatgtgttgaTCGTATtctctgtgaacttgttttgcTCTACCTATTCTTCTGCGTGATTTCGGAGTTCGAGGGACTACTCAGTCTGAAACCGACACCGTGCATCCTTTATAACTAGCCATGGCCGCTGCAGTATACAACAAATAATGGCGAGACGAGATGTAGAAGTTCTTATACCACATTAATAATACCAATACTTATTAAAAAAGGCATTGGTACACTCGGCCATAACACACCGTTGCTAGCTGCtccatttcaaccttttattttgtgcaaaaaatgTCACTTATCCATAACATAGTCTGGGAACCTTGCATGTTTTCAAGGGAACATCAAAACGATCCATTggcttgatttttttgttttgtgcgcAAGAAGGGTTTGCGGTATTCTCTTTTAGTGAAGTAAATACAAGAAATTGGTGGTATAAACGCCTGCGTGCCTCATTGTCATAGCTTCATTGTCTGCAACGGTGCTCATAACCTCCCCGGGGCAGTGCAGCATGTAAAGTTTGCTTTCTCTTTTGTGAAATGGTGACCGAGCGGAGATACAATCTCCGGAATTGAAGGACATTAACCCACGCGTGATCCTCTTTGGGGCCCCAAACTTAACAACTTAGCTCCCAAATACAGCTCCATTGTGTGCATGGCCGTTGAAAATGAAACTTCATCGAAATAAAGGTTCAGATGGTTCTTCTGCCATGGTTCCAAGGCCAGAAACGGGGGTGACTGCACTATATCCGAACAAAAAACCCATTAGGATTGTCTACGAACCCTCTCACTTGTATATTCCTATGTTCCCACATCCCTATAGAGTTTAATTGAATCTACAGTATTCGTTGCTCAAACAAAATCGTAGCACTCCCTTAAAATACTCGACATGTTTATTCCGTTCACAGATTTTGTTTCTCGCTATACCTGTCAATAAAATTTGTTTCCTTATTAATATCTGTCACTTTGCTGTATAAATCATCTTTTGTGTCCTCGAATTTGTGAttttattaatagtgtccattcGAAATTAATGTTTCCGTCAAACCATTATTATTGTAAGATGTCACTCTGAATCTTGTTCAAATCTGTCTTATCGCACAGTTACGGAAATGTCGTCAGTGTCAATATTGCAGGCAAGTTGTTCGTGTTTCTGCATGGCTATGACACGATAAAGGAGGCCTTTAGCCAGCACCAGCTCAACGCCAGACCAACACTTCACGTCAGAGGAGAGATGTTCCCTGGATCTGGTATGCTATGTAAATTATTTCTTTGACGGCAATActattttttgctcagcaatagaccttatgcattgacgtcacccagcggccatcttagtgggaAAATGGTGACGAAATAATCGAAACGCACGGATTTGTACGCGCGACGCAcaagattgaccaatgaacaacctccttttgacctctaggtgagggcgcccatctaaaatgacgtcatgtgcataaagtCTATAATAAATTATAATCTAACATAAGCCTGGACTTTCCATACACTCAACTCACCATTTATTGCATAAGGCCGGCCATCATAATGCAATCTCTTTATACACTCGTCACTCTGTCTTCATTTTAGTCGACGAAAATCACGCACACTTTTCTTtgcaaacaataataacataataatggTCCGCAGTGCATGAACGAAAACAATGACGTCACCCCAAAAGTGAGGTATCTCCaataaaatcatcaaaaatTGGTGGACGGGACAAGGAAGGTAGACATGGGGCAGGGGTGCTGCATCACAGTTTTATAGACAGTTTATAATGCAAAAGTCGTTTCAAATAATGGATGTCagctttttaaatgtttaaagatGCTTCTTCTTCAAGGCGGTTTAGAAGGCGTCTTTGTATGAGTGGTTTTGATGGAATGAGTTTTAATAGACCATTCCCTGCCCCGATTATTGACAGATTAATAACGGCACAGCATGTAAAATTTGATGCGCTTATTTTGTGTTCTACACCAGAAGTAGTAATTTTTTCCCCAGATGGTACACTTTAACTTCCCTCTTCCAAACAGGAGTGATATCTTCTTCCGGTAAAACTTGGTCCGAGCTGCGTCGCTTTTGCACCACAGTCCTAAGAGGACTAGGGGTCGGGAAGAGAAGCTTCGAGGAGAACATCGCCACCGAAGCCCACGTCTTAATCACGGAGATGAGGAAGGAGCAAGGAGCTCCGTTTGACCCTAAATACCTTCTTGGTAACGCCGTCTTAAACATCATTTGCTCGGTGGTACTCGGGAAGAGATTTCAGTATAACGACCCGGCTTTTCGCGATATACTCAGGTGTACCGGGCGCGTCATGGAAGGTGTGAGATCGGGAGGAATCGTTGAATTCTCACCCGTAGTCTCCAAACTCACCGTTATACCCTTTGTGAGAAGATACGTGGACACGGTTAGCGAACTCGTCGAGCAGATGCTATCGCTGATTGACGAGCACAATCGAGACTATGACTCAGCAGCGAATCCACGCGATATCATTGACATGTTTCTGAAGGAAATCAACTCGAAACAAAGTCTAGGAGTTGAATCAGGGGCGATCAAGATTGAGAATTTAAGGCCGGTAGTGGGCGACCTCTTCGTGGCTGGAAGTGAGACTACGAACACTACTCTACGATGGAgcatgctgtacatgatggcgTATCCAGATGTACAACACCGTGTACAGAAAGAGTTGGATGACGTCACCCTCGGGAATCGATTGCCGAAGACGACCGACAAGCCGAAGCTGCCGTACACGGAGGCGGTTCTGTGCGAGATTCAGCGGTGTAGCACCATAGTGCCGCTCGCTGTGCCTCATTATTCATCGGAGGACACCACACTAAGCGGGTAAGATGATACCACTTTCATCCAATCAATATTATAAAGGAAACACCGGGATGGACGAATTCTTCCGGGACCGGAAAGCATTCTCCCTTTGTGCAGCAACATTCTTCTATTGCGGCAAGATTCTTCGATTGTTTTAGCAGTCGAGGCTTTAGTGTTCTCCACAGATCTTGACCCAGTGCCCATTTCATTCATCTCTATAGGTTATAAGGTTTGGAGAATAACGTCGAAAGTACTTTTTAggttacaacaaaacaattttttcttgTTCATTCGTGTATTGGTGCGACTGATGGCAATATACCTAAAGTTATCATggtggtgcagccatcttgattttgtttttcccattaacaccaatgtaaccaaaccgaggctgaaagaacaaaatagtctggttcctataaTTGCAACATGATTATTAATACATGTATTAGCCTTAATTATTGTTGTTCGATGGAAGTAATAAcacgaccaagatggagacagcgTGATAAATGTCTATAATAGTGCCTGCTCAACATTTCGTCTAGTTTTGGTCCCGTTATGTTCATGACGTACACTCTAACCGTCCGTTTTTCTGCAGGTTTAACATTCCAAAAGGAACAATTGTCATATCCAACCTATGGCATCAACATCACGACCCTCTGGTATGGGAACAGCCTGATAAGTTTCTACCGGAGCGATTTCTGGACAAGGACGGCAACTTTTCTTGTCCCCGGGAGTTCACTCCGTTCGGCATTggtaaaatacaaattaatgtaAACACAATTTAAGTTTTGATTTGAAAGTTTGCGTGGTGGAATTATGACTTTGTAAGGTTTTCGGTTACTTCATGTAGTGATAATTTCTAATTGAGATGGGgtgggttctgaaaagaaccggttttTCTGTCAACTCTCAAAACACACTTTGGGCATCAAACACAACAGGTCCGGCAGTGGCTGTGGGCTAACAAACAATAGCTCCACCCATATACCAGTAAGAACTACATGAATATTGAACATGTTTTGCCTTATGCGCAGTAAGTCTATACGTATTGAATTTAAATCTGCACTTCTTCTAAAGCAGAAAGTTTTTTTATGAGACCAACATTTTAGCTAATCTCCACCTTTTGGCCCGTTAATGTCGTCTGAAAAAACCACTGCAATATAACCCAAAGTtataaaacttgagctcaattggtcgtcgaagttgcgggataaaaatgaaagaaaaaacacactggtcacacgaagtggtgtgctttagaggcttgatttcgtgatctcaaattctatgaggtctcgaaatcaaattcgtggctcgaaaactacgttatttcagagggagccgtttcacacagtgttttatactaccaacctctccccattactcattaccaagtaaggttttatgctaataattgttttcagtAATAATcaagtgtcaactgcctttaacatcgGTGCGTCACGAATTCTTACACACGAATTAATTACGCAGTCAATCAAGCTGTAACACTATGCATTTCCTTCTCTCTCTCCAGGTCGCCGCATCTGTCTCGGTGAACATCTTGCTAAGATGGAACTCTTCATCTTCTTCACCTTCCTGTTGCATCAATTCACTCTCAAGAATCCGCCGGGTGCTCCTCCCGTCTCATTCAAGGGAATAGCCGGCGGCACGTGGGCGCCGTTGGATTTCAAATTGTGCGCAGTTCAACGAAATTTACCGACTTGAAAATATTCATGTTCACAGTTTTTACATCACAGCGCACGATATTAAAGACAGGTTTTAGTTTTGCAAAAACCAGTGATTTCTTCGTATACACAGTaccatgatttcattggataaacgtgcttTCCATATCTGTTTTGATTGTATAAATCATATCACAGAAAAGGTACCTCAATGCAATTCCTATTATGGGCTTCTGGAAATCAGTGGGCGTGGTTTACAGTGGaattaactttaaaataaatcaaaatttgggAACTTTGTTTGATTTGAAGATAATTTATTCGATATCGCACAGTCTCTCTTTAGATTCATGGAAGAAAATGTTGTTCATTTAACTCATCAGAGAACAGAACAGCTGTATTAACTATTTATAGGCTAGATATTAGAAAACTATTTGTTCAATGAcatgtgttaaagacagtggacactattggtaattgtca is part of the Asterias rubens chromosome 4, eAstRub1.3, whole genome shotgun sequence genome and harbors:
- the LOC117289770 gene encoding cytochrome P450 2J6-like, whose product is MTTKMELVGSIPNVSLVLNLQSILIGLFTLLVLFYMIRRPRNLPPGPIGWPLLGYLPQMAMAGQEPQVEFSRLTKIYGNVVSVNIAGKLFVFLHGYDTIKEAFSQHQLNARPTLHVRGEMFPGSGVISSSGKTWSELRRFCTTVLRGLGVGKRSFEENIATEAHVLITEMRKEQGAPFDPKYLLGNAVLNIICSVVLGKRFQYNDPAFRDILRCTGRVMEGVRSGGIVEFSPVVSKLTVIPFVRRYVDTVSELVEQMLSLIDEHNRDYDSAANPRDIIDMFLKEINSKQSLGVESGAIKIENLRPVVGDLFVAGSETTNTTLRWSMLYMMAYPDVQHRVQKELDDVTLGNRLPKTTDKPKLPYTEAVLCEIQRCSTIVPLAVPHYSSEDTTLSGFNIPKGTIVISNLWHQHHDPLVWEQPDKFLPERFLDKDGNFSCPREFTPFGIGRRICLGEHLAKMELFIFFTFLLHQFTLKNPPGAPPVSFKGIAGGTWAPLDFKLCAVQRNLPT